One Kangiella geojedonensis DNA segment encodes these proteins:
- a CDS encoding UvrD-helicase domain-containing protein, translating into MTKLMSPPDQQVRQQAINAEESFIVQAPAGAGKTSLLTQRILNVLTTVEHPEEVVAMTFTRKAAAEMRHRLVESLLMAQGSEPEDAHQKTTWQLAKKVLQRDSELEWNLLQNSHRLRVTTIDSLSSMIANQMPVLSHSGGSLSITNYPQESYRRAAESILSYLDDADYGTHILKLLAHLDNQVEKLIGLLAQMLGKRDQWLRLLGAGELDIDILEDGINQIAQMRLQKLKAFQPAIEASGLLRGIHFASGFLEAKHELSALKDIDSLPELDYHNLEKWKALASFCLTGKGKFRKRLDKGVGLLADTALQGEDKKVGKALKAELKELFSEWAEIPEFAETLNDIVSLPKPVYSPEQQDILYSLLHLLRLVSGALTVDFQSNAEADFIEIALAADRALGFFDEPSELALKLDYQIKHLLVDEFQDTSFTQYQLLSKLISGWQVGDGRTLFLVGDPMQSIYRFREANVGLFIKTQQEGINNFSVTSLQLTANFRSSPSIIDWVNRRFEKIFPVNDDALLGAVSYSKAEAMKPDDEQHFVNFNVSFDMAGNNEAEQLAETIQQTIVKHPDESIAVLVRGRNHAQDLMGQLRASGISYYAKDMEYLSHKPCVSDIMVLGRLLLHPQDGIAWVALLKSPLIGLTLSQITHLHRTFGHHFWRWLEECETLQELDSDTTLRLSNAKTVISPILEDAGRKPLSQLVEAAWLALGGPSALLDDAERKDVYAVFELLMELEQVEWPLTFERINTAVTELFADQQADSAQVEIMTMHKSKGLEFDTVILPSLQRQKRADDHQLLLWEEFTVEDRAGYLLAPIQGAEQKDPIYQLARDIQSKKSVYEDARLLYVAATRAKKRLVLSCELKLKFDEEKSEWSYSSVDKRSLLHYLLPYYENLIEKQFNEVSANINTVSDEHSELSFYDGWYRLHNDFKTPHIENQLERSGDDLIEQEEVDFDWASDIARVVGLVVHKQLELIASQRQSFEELEASDYETIEVQLKELLHTDNDVTQAFQKAKQALSNVKNDEKGQWLLHKHQDSRCEWELTGTVADSSGRPMVRSFIIDRSFIDEQGTRWIIDYKTGDHKGSDVERFINAEVERYANQLKQYQHIVGKFEQRPSRMALYFPLLKQFVEISG; encoded by the coding sequence ATGACTAAGTTAATGTCACCGCCCGATCAGCAGGTTCGCCAACAAGCCATTAATGCAGAGGAATCCTTTATTGTTCAAGCACCAGCCGGGGCGGGCAAGACCAGCCTTCTGACTCAGCGCATACTGAATGTTTTGACAACGGTTGAGCATCCAGAAGAAGTCGTTGCAATGACTTTTACCAGAAAGGCTGCTGCAGAAATGCGCCATCGTTTAGTTGAGTCTTTGTTGATGGCGCAAGGAAGTGAACCCGAGGATGCGCATCAAAAAACAACTTGGCAATTGGCAAAGAAGGTTCTACAACGGGACTCTGAACTTGAGTGGAACCTGTTGCAAAATAGTCACCGACTAAGAGTAACAACCATCGACTCTTTGTCGAGCATGATTGCCAACCAGATGCCTGTGTTAAGTCACTCAGGTGGCTCCTTGTCTATTACCAATTACCCACAAGAATCATACCGCCGAGCAGCAGAGTCTATTTTAAGCTATCTAGATGATGCTGATTACGGCACTCATATTTTAAAATTGTTGGCGCACCTTGATAATCAAGTCGAAAAATTAATTGGCTTATTGGCTCAAATGCTGGGAAAGCGCGACCAATGGCTGCGTCTACTTGGTGCTGGTGAGCTTGATATTGATATCTTGGAAGATGGCATCAATCAAATAGCTCAAATGAGGCTACAAAAGCTTAAAGCGTTTCAGCCAGCAATAGAGGCAAGTGGTTTACTTCGTGGGATACACTTTGCATCAGGTTTTCTCGAGGCGAAACATGAACTGTCAGCGCTTAAGGACATTGATTCCTTGCCTGAATTGGATTATCACAACCTAGAGAAGTGGAAGGCACTTGCTTCGTTCTGCTTAACCGGCAAAGGGAAATTTAGGAAACGCCTTGATAAGGGCGTTGGCTTGCTTGCTGATACCGCCCTTCAAGGTGAGGACAAAAAAGTAGGCAAGGCTCTTAAAGCAGAGTTAAAAGAGCTTTTTTCCGAATGGGCTGAAATTCCTGAGTTCGCAGAAACCTTAAACGATATTGTGTCCTTACCTAAGCCTGTATACAGTCCTGAACAACAGGATATTCTCTATTCGCTACTACATCTTCTCAGATTGGTCTCAGGAGCACTAACAGTAGACTTTCAATCAAATGCCGAAGCTGACTTTATTGAAATTGCATTAGCTGCTGATAGGGCGCTGGGTTTTTTTGATGAGCCATCAGAGTTGGCATTGAAGTTGGATTATCAAATTAAGCACCTGTTGGTCGACGAGTTCCAAGATACGTCTTTTACGCAGTATCAATTATTAAGCAAGCTTATTTCAGGCTGGCAAGTTGGAGATGGTCGTACTCTATTCTTAGTAGGCGATCCTATGCAGTCTATTTACCGTTTTCGTGAAGCGAATGTCGGTTTGTTTATTAAGACTCAGCAAGAGGGCATCAACAACTTCTCTGTTACATCATTACAATTAACTGCGAACTTTCGATCATCGCCATCAATTATTGACTGGGTCAATCGTCGTTTTGAGAAAATTTTTCCTGTAAACGATGACGCCTTGTTAGGTGCTGTGAGTTATAGCAAGGCAGAAGCTATGAAGCCTGATGATGAGCAGCACTTTGTAAACTTCAACGTCAGTTTTGATATGGCTGGGAACAATGAAGCTGAGCAGTTAGCTGAAACCATACAACAAACTATTGTGAAACATCCTGACGAATCTATAGCGGTACTTGTCAGAGGTCGTAATCATGCTCAAGATTTAATGGGGCAACTGAGAGCGTCAGGCATAAGCTATTACGCTAAGGACATGGAGTATTTGTCTCATAAACCTTGTGTAAGCGACATAATGGTTTTGGGTCGCTTGTTACTTCATCCACAAGACGGCATCGCGTGGGTCGCATTATTAAAGTCGCCGTTGATAGGCTTAACATTATCGCAAATCACTCATTTGCATCGTACTTTTGGTCATCATTTTTGGAGGTGGTTAGAAGAGTGTGAGACGCTTCAAGAGCTTGATAGCGACACGACTCTTCGCCTGAGTAATGCTAAAACGGTTATAAGTCCAATACTTGAGGACGCGGGACGAAAGCCTCTAAGCCAGCTTGTCGAAGCTGCTTGGCTTGCTCTTGGTGGACCCAGCGCATTACTGGATGATGCTGAGCGAAAAGATGTTTATGCAGTGTTTGAGCTGTTGATGGAGTTAGAGCAGGTTGAATGGCCTCTCACTTTTGAGCGTATTAATACAGCTGTAACGGAATTGTTCGCTGATCAACAGGCTGACTCTGCTCAAGTTGAAATTATGACCATGCATAAGTCGAAAGGTTTGGAGTTTGACACCGTTATATTGCCATCGTTGCAGCGACAAAAAAGAGCTGATGACCATCAGTTATTACTATGGGAAGAGTTTACCGTTGAGGATCGAGCTGGTTATTTGTTAGCGCCGATTCAGGGCGCAGAGCAAAAAGATCCCATTTATCAGTTAGCCCGTGATATCCAAAGCAAGAAATCTGTGTATGAGGATGCGCGTTTGCTTTATGTGGCGGCAACTCGTGCAAAGAAAAGGTTAGTTTTAAGTTGTGAACTGAAACTTAAGTTTGATGAAGAAAAGTCTGAGTGGTCTTACAGCTCGGTGGATAAGCGATCATTACTGCATTATTTGCTTCCTTATTATGAGAACCTTATTGAGAAACAGTTTAACGAAGTTTCCGCCAATATTAACACTGTTTCTGATGAGCACAGCGAGTTAAGTTTCTATGATGGCTGGTATAGACTTCATAATGACTTTAAAACACCGCATATAGAGAACCAGTTGGAGAGGAGCGGTGATGATCTTATAGAACAAGAAGAGGTGGATTTCGACTGGGCGAGTGACATTGCTCGAGTGGTTGGTTTGGTGGTCCATAAGCAGTTGGAGCTGATAGCTTCGCAAAGACAAAGTTTTGAGGAGCTTGAAGCTAGTGACTACGAAACGATTGAAGTGCAGTTAAAAGAGCTTTTGCATACGGACAACGATGTTACGCAGGCTTTTCAAAAAGCAAAGCAAGCATTATCAAACGTTAAGAACGATGAAAAGGGTCAATGGTTACTGCATAAACATCAAGACTCTCGTTGTGAGTGGGAATTAACTGGAACAGTAGCTGACTCAAGTGGTAGGCCCATGGTCCGAAGCTTTATTATTGACCGCAGCTTTATTGATGAACAAGGTACTCGCTGGATTATCGATTATAAAACAGGTGATCACAAAGGTTCTGATGTAGAGCGTTTTATCAATGCTGAAGTTGAGCGCTACGCGAACCAGTTAAAGCAGTATCAGCATATTGTGGGGAAATTTGAGCAGCGCCCCAGTAGAATGGCATTATACTTTCCCCTATTGAAACAGTTTGTTGAAATTTCTGGGTGA
- the prfB gene encoding peptide chain release factor 2 (programmed frameshift): MLEVNPIREHLKDMSERVETLRGYLDFDAKQERLEEVTKELEQPDVWNDQERAQALGQERAKLEAVVNTILELEQGVTDHSDLLEIAVEENDADSAEMIEVEVEGLEKMLAKLEFRRMFSGEMDENNAYLDIQAGSGGTEAQDWASMLLRMYLRWAESRGFKVEVTEESDGDVAGIKSATIKVDGEYAYGWLRTETGVHRLVRKSPFDSGNRRHTSFASVFVYPEVDDDIDIEVNPADLRVDTYRASGAGGQHVNKTDSAIRLTHIPTGIVVQCQNDRSQHKNRAEAMKMMKAKLYELEMQKQREEQQALEDSKSDIGWGSQIRSYVLDQSRIKDLRTGHESSSTQAVLDGDLDSFIEASLKAGV, from the exons ATGTTAGAAGTTAATCCAATAAGAGAACATTTAAAAGATATGTCTGAGCGTGTTGAAACGCTTAGGGGGTATCTT GACTTTGATGCCAAACAAGAGCGTCTAGAAGAAGTCACTAAAGAGTTAGAGCAACCTGATGTGTGGAATGATCAGGAGCGAGCCCAAGCGCTAGGTCAAGAGCGTGCCAAATTAGAAGCCGTGGTTAATACCATACTAGAGTTAGAGCAGGGCGTCACGGATCACTCTGACCTTTTAGAAATTGCAGTAGAAGAGAACGATGCTGACAGTGCCGAGATGATCGAAGTCGAAGTCGAGGGCTTAGAGAAGATGTTAGCTAAACTTGAGTTTAGGCGCATGTTCTCAGGTGAGATGGATGAGAATAATGCTTACTTGGATATCCAGGCGGGTTCTGGCGGTACAGAAGCGCAAGATTGGGCGAGTATGTTACTTCGTATGTATTTACGTTGGGCGGAAAGCCGTGGTTTTAAAGTCGAAGTCACCGAAGAGTCTGATGGGGACGTTGCTGGTATAAAGAGCGCAACGATTAAAGTCGATGGCGAATACGCTTATGGTTGGTTAAGAACAGAGACTGGTGTTCATCGCTTAGTACGCAAATCACCGTTTGACTCAGGCAACCGTCGTCATACATCGTTTGCATCGGTTTTTGTTTATCCAGAAGTTGATGATGATATCGATATCGAGGTTAATCCAGCAGATTTGCGAGTTGATACCTATCGAGCGAGCGGAGCTGGTGGTCAGCACGTCAATAAAACTGACTCGGCGATACGACTGACGCATATCCCAACAGGTATTGTGGTTCAATGTCAAAATGACCGTTCACAGCATAAAAACCGTGCTGAAGCGATGAAAATGATGAAAGCCAAGCTCTATGAGCTCGAAATGCAGAAGCAGCGTGAAGAGCAACAGGCGCTTGAAGACTCCAAGTCTGATATCGGTTGGGGCAGTCAGATTCGATCGTATGTATTGGATCAGTCACGAATTAAAGATTTAAGAACAGGCCATGAGTCCAGCAGTACTCAGGCGGTGTTAGACGGAGATCTAGATAGTTTTATCGAGGCTTCTTTAAAAGCTGGCGTCTAG
- the fabB gene encoding beta-ketoacyl-ACP synthase I produces the protein MKRVVVTGMGVVSCLGNNVDDVKQSLIDGRSGIKKIDAYEEHGLRSHLAGKPDIDVSEHIDRKKLRFMGDAAAYSYIAMEQAIADANLTEDLVSNYRTGIIMGSGGASQKAQVESIDIAKERGPKRIGPYAVPKTMGSTTSACLATPFKIKGINYSISSACATSAHCIGNALEQIQLGKQDIMFAGGGEEEDWRLTVLFDAMGALSSKYNDTPETASRPYDATRDGFVISSGGGCLVLEEYEHAKARGAKIYAEITGYGATSDGYDMVAPSGEGAVRCMQQALANTKNPVDYVNTHGTSTPVGDTAELNAIKEVFPEKVPYIGSTKSLAGHSLGATGVHEAIYSLIMMQNNFIAASANISELDEKAQGLPIVQQRMDNTEIKSFLSNSFGFGGTNCSLLFEKI, from the coding sequence GTGAAAAGAGTAGTAGTTACAGGCATGGGAGTCGTCTCCTGCCTAGGCAATAATGTTGATGACGTTAAACAGTCATTAATTGATGGCAGGTCAGGCATAAAGAAGATTGATGCCTATGAGGAACATGGACTTCGCAGTCACCTTGCTGGAAAACCTGATATTGATGTTAGTGAACACATCGATCGTAAAAAATTACGTTTCATGGGTGATGCTGCAGCCTATTCCTATATTGCAATGGAGCAAGCGATTGCCGACGCTAACCTTACAGAAGATCTCGTCTCCAACTATCGCACCGGTATTATTATGGGGTCTGGTGGCGCATCTCAAAAAGCTCAGGTTGAGTCTATTGATATTGCCAAAGAACGTGGCCCAAAACGTATTGGTCCATACGCCGTTCCAAAAACAATGGGCAGCACGACTTCAGCATGTCTTGCCACTCCCTTTAAAATTAAAGGTATAAATTACAGCATTTCATCAGCTTGTGCCACAAGCGCACACTGTATTGGTAATGCTTTAGAGCAAATCCAGCTAGGCAAACAAGATATTATGTTCGCTGGCGGCGGCGAAGAAGAAGACTGGCGCTTAACCGTGCTGTTTGATGCGATGGGCGCATTATCTAGTAAATACAATGACACTCCAGAAACTGCATCACGTCCTTATGACGCGACTCGTGACGGTTTTGTCATTTCATCAGGCGGCGGTTGTTTAGTGCTAGAAGAGTATGAGCATGCAAAAGCTCGTGGCGCGAAAATCTACGCTGAAATCACTGGCTATGGCGCAACATCTGACGGCTATGACATGGTGGCACCATCAGGCGAAGGTGCGGTACGCTGTATGCAGCAAGCTTTGGCTAACACCAAAAACCCTGTTGATTACGTAAATACACATGGAACAAGTACCCCTGTTGGCGATACGGCTGAGCTCAACGCAATTAAAGAAGTATTCCCCGAGAAGGTTCCTTACATAGGCTCTACGAAATCTTTGGCAGGACACTCACTCGGCGCAACAGGTGTGCATGAAGCAATATACTCATTGATCATGATGCAAAATAACTTCATCGCAGCCTCAGCAAATATCAGCGAGTTGGATGAAAAAGCACAAGGTCTGCCGATAGTGCAACAACGAATGGACAACACTGAAATTAAAAGCTTCTTATCTAATAGCTTCGGTTTTGGTGGTACTAACTGCTCACTTCTTTTTGAGAAAATCTAA
- a CDS encoding DUF885 domain-containing protein: MNKITLISLSVALALTACSDDKAASKEEGKQPAQQVDAPAEASDAMTAEEASEKLNQLFTENFQESLKFNPIQATMIGDRRYNDQLPNFLSEELRQKSHDFTVKWLDKIKQIDRDLLKGQDRLSYDVFIYQSEMALEGEKFPGHLIPLNQSNNLAGFFAQLGSGQSVQPFETVEDYDNWLGRVDDGVVVLDQIIINLNQGIEQNVVQPKALMKKVLPQIKAHVVEDPTKSIFYKPIESMPDSFSEEDKNRLTEAYTKAIVEKLVPSYQRLHDYIKDDYMEHARDSFGLSEQPNGEDWYNYQLKTYTTTDLTADEIHQFGLNEVTRIHEEMREVMKQEGFEGTLDEWFAYVQSNPEFYYDNEEDLLQGYRDLQKKVNKLLPTMFNIQPKSDYEVRAVEAFRAESAAGASYMPGSPDGSRPGIFYVNTFNLKGQPKFGMETLSIHEAAPGHHFQISLQQEVEGLPMFRRFGGLSVFSEGWALYAESIGKEMGMFTDPMQYYGRLSDEMLRAMRLVVDTGLHAKGWSRQKAIDYMMKNSSMADTDVISEVERYIAWPGQAVSYKVGQREISRLRAEAEEKLGDKFDIREFHTQILIDGAMPIPVLKTKILEWIDSKQAS, translated from the coding sequence ATGAATAAAATAACCTTAATTTCTCTTAGCGTGGCTTTAGCATTAACGGCCTGCTCCGATGATAAAGCTGCGTCTAAAGAAGAAGGAAAACAACCCGCTCAGCAGGTTGATGCCCCTGCGGAAGCAAGTGATGCTATGACCGCTGAAGAAGCCTCAGAAAAGCTTAATCAGCTATTTACCGAAAACTTCCAGGAAAGCCTCAAGTTCAATCCTATCCAGGCGACCATGATCGGTGATAGACGCTATAACGATCAGCTTCCAAATTTTTTATCAGAAGAACTTCGTCAAAAAAGTCACGACTTTACCGTTAAATGGTTAGATAAAATAAAGCAAATCGATCGTGATTTATTAAAAGGACAAGATCGTCTCAGTTACGACGTCTTCATCTATCAATCTGAAATGGCTTTAGAGGGTGAAAAATTTCCCGGCCACTTAATTCCTCTCAATCAATCGAATAATTTAGCAGGATTTTTCGCTCAGCTTGGCTCAGGACAAAGCGTACAACCATTCGAAACAGTTGAAGATTACGACAATTGGCTTGGGCGGGTTGATGATGGCGTGGTCGTGCTCGATCAAATTATCATCAACTTAAATCAAGGCATTGAGCAAAACGTAGTACAACCTAAAGCATTGATGAAAAAAGTGCTACCACAAATCAAAGCACACGTTGTTGAGGACCCAACGAAGAGTATCTTCTACAAACCGATCGAGTCTATGCCAGATAGCTTTTCTGAAGAAGATAAGAATCGTCTGACTGAAGCTTACACCAAAGCCATCGTTGAAAAGCTAGTACCGAGCTACCAACGTCTTCATGATTACATCAAGGACGACTATATGGAACATGCACGCGATAGCTTTGGCCTGAGCGAGCAACCAAATGGTGAAGATTGGTATAACTACCAGCTTAAAACCTACACCACGACAGACCTAACCGCAGACGAAATCCATCAGTTTGGTCTTAATGAAGTGACTCGTATCCACGAAGAAATGCGTGAGGTTATGAAGCAAGAAGGCTTCGAAGGAACGCTTGATGAATGGTTCGCTTACGTACAGTCAAATCCTGAGTTCTACTATGACAACGAAGAAGACCTGTTACAGGGTTATCGTGATTTACAAAAAAAAGTGAATAAGCTTTTGCCTACGATGTTCAATATTCAGCCGAAAAGTGACTACGAGGTTCGTGCTGTTGAAGCCTTCCGAGCAGAGTCTGCAGCTGGGGCATCTTATATGCCGGGTAGCCCTGATGGTTCTCGTCCAGGTATTTTCTACGTCAATACCTTTAACCTAAAAGGGCAACCTAAATTTGGTATGGAGACACTTTCCATCCACGAAGCAGCCCCAGGTCATCACTTCCAAATCTCACTACAACAAGAAGTCGAAGGCTTGCCGATGTTCCGTCGTTTTGGTGGCTTAAGCGTGTTCTCTGAAGGTTGGGCACTGTACGCAGAGTCTATCGGCAAAGAAATGGGCATGTTTACCGACCCAATGCAATATTACGGTCGTCTCAGCGATGAAATGCTACGCGCTATGCGCTTGGTGGTTGATACGGGCTTACACGCAAAGGGTTGGTCACGCCAGAAAGCGATCGATTATATGATGAAGAACTCATCCATGGCGGATACTGATGTTATTTCAGAAGTCGAACGCTATATTGCATGGCCAGGCCAAGCCGTTTCTTATAAAGTCGGTCAGCGCGAAATCAGTCGCTTACGAGCAGAAGCCGAAGAAAAGCTTGGTGACAAGTTTGATATCCGCGAATTCCACACTCAAATTTTGATTGATGGCGCTATGCCAATCCCAGTCTTAAAAACTAAAATTCTTGAGTGGATCGATTCCAAGCAGGCATCTTAA
- the lysS gene encoding lysine--tRNA ligase has protein sequence MSNQETPVVDVNEQITLRKEKLAEKRKQGIAFPNDFRRDSLAADIADDYGDKEKPELEEIGKKVKVAGRIMLFRNMGKASFITIQDMSGRIQSYVRKDQVGDEVYDDFKTWDIGDIVGIEGTVFKTNKGELSVKASEIKLLTKSLRPLPDKWGGLSDQETRYRQRYVDLIVNEDSRETFIARSKVVKAIRDFLEAREFLEVETPMMHVIPGGATAKPFETHHNALDMPLFLRVAPELYLKRLVVGGLEKVFEINRNFRNEGLSTRHNPEFTMLEFYWGYADYNDLMDLTEEMLRYTVESVLGRTVFESGDATYDFGKSFERMTVLEAIVKYLPEVSIEQLNDLESAKKIAKASNVKVEDSWGLGKIQIEIFEEVAEHKLIQPTFITAYPAEVSPLARRNDDNPFVTDRFEFFAGGRELANGFSELNDAEDQAERFKAQVEAKDAGDDEAMHYDADYIRALEYGLPPTAGEGIGIDRLVMLLTDSPSIRDVLLFPHMRPE, from the coding sequence ATGAGCAATCAAGAAACCCCAGTCGTCGACGTCAACGAACAAATTACCTTGCGTAAAGAGAAGTTGGCGGAGAAACGAAAACAGGGGATTGCCTTTCCGAACGACTTTCGTCGTGATTCCCTAGCTGCTGATATCGCTGATGATTATGGTGATAAAGAGAAGCCCGAGCTAGAGGAAATCGGTAAGAAGGTGAAGGTTGCTGGTCGCATTATGTTATTCCGTAACATGGGTAAAGCGAGCTTTATCACCATTCAAGATATGTCTGGTCGTATCCAATCTTACGTTCGTAAAGATCAGGTTGGCGACGAAGTCTATGATGATTTCAAAACTTGGGATATCGGCGATATCGTGGGTATCGAAGGCACGGTTTTTAAGACGAATAAAGGTGAGTTGTCGGTTAAAGCTTCTGAAATTAAGTTGCTGACTAAGTCACTACGCCCACTGCCTGATAAGTGGGGTGGTTTATCGGATCAAGAGACTCGCTATCGTCAGCGTTATGTTGATTTAATTGTGAATGAAGACTCGCGCGAGACTTTTATTGCTCGCTCGAAAGTGGTTAAAGCAATTCGTGATTTCTTAGAAGCTCGTGAGTTTTTGGAAGTCGAAACACCAATGATGCACGTGATTCCTGGTGGCGCTACGGCTAAGCCATTTGAAACTCATCATAATGCTTTGGACATGCCTTTATTCTTACGTGTAGCTCCTGAGTTGTATTTGAAACGTTTAGTGGTTGGTGGTCTAGAAAAAGTTTTTGAGATAAACCGTAACTTCCGCAATGAAGGTTTATCAACGCGCCATAACCCTGAGTTCACTATGTTAGAGTTCTATTGGGGCTATGCGGACTACAATGACTTAATGGATTTAACGGAAGAAATGTTGCGCTATACCGTTGAGTCTGTTCTAGGCAGAACCGTGTTTGAAAGTGGCGATGCGACTTATGATTTTGGTAAGTCATTCGAGCGCATGACGGTACTCGAAGCAATCGTTAAATACTTGCCTGAAGTGTCTATCGAGCAGTTGAATGATCTAGAATCTGCTAAGAAAATTGCCAAAGCAAGCAACGTTAAAGTTGAAGATTCTTGGGGCTTAGGAAAAATCCAAATTGAAATCTTCGAAGAAGTTGCTGAGCATAAGTTAATTCAGCCAACGTTTATTACGGCGTATCCAGCAGAAGTCTCGCCACTGGCTCGTCGTAATGATGATAATCCTTTTGTGACCGACCGTTTTGAGTTCTTTGCAGGTGGTCGTGAACTAGCGAATGGTTTCTCAGAGTTGAATGACGCAGAAGATCAGGCTGAGCGCTTTAAAGCGCAAGTTGAAGCAAAAGATGCTGGTGATGATGAAGCAATGCACTATGACGCGGATTATATCCGAGCACTAGAGTATGGTTTACCGCCAACAGCGGGCGAGGGTATTGGTATTGATCGTTTAGTGATGTTGCTTACTGATTCACCAAGCATACGTGATGTACTGTTATTCCCGCATATGCGTCCTGAATAA
- a CDS encoding DUF4442 domain-containing protein: MIVWSNQFCGLNITEKHCRGHDMSKDNRLARLVKKIESYPTFLRKPLLNFALRKTVKLVGTAKVEVLQLTKTHSEFRLQNRKKVQNHIGTIHAAGMALIAETATGMVVGMNVPDDKVPVIKTLKVDFLKRANGDLVAKAHLTEAQIQDILTLEKGEVEVAVTVTDVEGKEPIECQMIWAWTPKRR, from the coding sequence ATGATTGTCTGGTCGAACCAGTTTTGTGGTTTAAATATTACTGAAAAACACTGCCGAGGTCATGACATGAGTAAGGACAATCGCCTAGCCCGCTTGGTTAAGAAAATTGAAAGCTATCCGACTTTCCTCAGAAAGCCATTGTTAAATTTTGCGTTGAGGAAAACTGTGAAGCTCGTGGGTACAGCGAAAGTAGAAGTACTTCAACTAACTAAAACGCATTCAGAGTTCCGCCTCCAGAATCGAAAAAAAGTTCAAAACCATATCGGCACCATTCATGCGGCTGGCATGGCTTTAATTGCTGAAACAGCCACCGGTATGGTGGTTGGTATGAATGTACCAGATGACAAAGTGCCTGTGATCAAAACCCTTAAAGTCGACTTTCTAAAACGAGCAAATGGAGATTTAGTGGCTAAGGCGCACCTTACTGAAGCGCAGATTCAGGACATACTTACCTTAGAGAAAGGAGAGGTTGAAGTGGCCGTTACGGTTACTGATGTTGAAGGGAAGGAGCCGATAGAGTGTCAAATGATATGGGCCTGGACCCCTAAACGACGTTAA
- a CDS encoding GNAT family N-acetyltransferase, which yields MKETIDTERLLLRPLKESDFDDYCEYAMDPEVMKYIAPVSNKKEAHDIFLSHFGEWGGEEGRWMGAAVILKSENKLIGDVGFRYTSKQHQHIEIGYKFNRHYHGHGYGTEAVKELLRVILMDWPCHKIIAYCEPRNIPSWKLMEHFGMRREGYFKEHFNFDGRWQDEVAYGCLTKNIKL from the coding sequence ATGAAGGAAACTATTGATACCGAACGTTTATTGCTGCGTCCGCTGAAAGAATCTGACTTTGACGATTACTGCGAGTATGCGATGGACCCCGAGGTGATGAAGTACATCGCACCGGTTTCAAATAAAAAAGAGGCTCATGATATTTTTCTCAGTCACTTTGGTGAGTGGGGCGGCGAGGAAGGCCGTTGGATGGGAGCTGCGGTTATACTCAAGTCAGAGAATAAACTGATAGGTGATGTCGGCTTTCGATATACCAGTAAACAACATCAGCACATAGAAATTGGTTACAAATTCAATCGTCATTACCATGGTCATGGTTATGGAACTGAAGCGGTTAAAGAGTTGCTAAGAGTCATATTAATGGATTGGCCTTGCCATAAAATTATTGCTTACTGCGAGCCCCGAAACATTCCTTCGTGGAAATTGATGGAGCACTTTGGAATGCGACGTGAGGGATATTTCAAGGAGCATTTTAACTTTGATGGGCGCTGGCAAGATGAAGTTGCTTACGGCTGTTTAACTAAAAATATCAAACTATAA
- a CDS encoding DUF3081 family protein translates to MSSEIDIRMALRAYQKVVELGEKRGNKHYYKGISAYSDLDGYNVDLTDDKVTLSINFHSKYNLDYKSALDKDEFMEKLKKIDKIKSKQQE, encoded by the coding sequence ATGTCTTCTGAAATTGATATTCGTATGGCGTTACGCGCTTATCAAAAAGTTGTAGAGTTGGGTGAGAAGCGTGGTAACAAACATTATTACAAAGGTATTAGTGCTTATTCTGATTTAGATGGCTATAACGTTGATTTAACGGATGATAAGGTGACATTAAGTATTAACTTCCACAGTAAGTATAACTTGGACTACAAAAGTGCTTTAGACAAGGATGAGTTTATGGAGAAGTTAAAAAAAATTGATAAGATAAAGTCGAAACAACAGGAATAA